The region cagcttcttcctctgaatcctgaCAGCATCTTCAGGGCTGAGGACGCAGGAAGAAGTTTGTTTCGTCTGATAAGGgaggaataaattatttttctctgaaagatttaggtgtcctgtggctgctgtctCAGTGTGAGTACCTTAttcctctctttaaaaaaatgtatcttacatagcatagtttctattttaacattatgttataacctaaaactatatttaacacactacttaagaaaattaatacagcataactttctaacataacacataaaatattaattttaatatttgggaaaagccaatcataaaatacgcaTTTTTCACACCAGGTCTTGATCCAAGACACAGCCACCCTGCCCAGTCCTGCCTGGGCAGGACTGAGCTTTTCTGCCTGCTGTACCCCAGAAAGCCTCAGcacacagaggcaagtgtgtgCATTTTCATCATGGTAAAACCCACTGACCAGATATTGGGGTTCTCACGGATGCACAGCAGGTGGATGTGCTAAGCCTGCGATTTTGGGACCATAATTGTCAGTAAATTATTGATGCTGTGGCAGAAGGTTGCAGCTAAGGAGGCTGATTCTAATTTCACATGATTTCTCCAAGGACTGCAGTGGAGAAATGCCTCCTTCCAGAAGAGCACAGTGAGATGCTGTTCTCTTGTCACCatcatattttcagaaaaatctctttgcccagaattttctcctgggaagctgagaagcctcagagaaaaatgaaaacaataattatctgatttgcttcttctgtgctttgctcctttggaatgtgtttgggcattgtttaccaacaggtgattgttttaTTGGCTTCtgctgtgaattgttttgactcaatggccagctggggccaagctgtgtcagactctggacagagtcacgagttttcattattatcttttcagccttctgtaagtatcctttctgtattctttagtatagtatagtttgGTATTCTTTAACATAATATAGcaacataaaataataaatgagccttctgagaacatggagtcagattcatcattccttccacGGACAGGGTCACAGAAAATACAACATTCTGTGCACACCTGGAATCTGGCCCCACGCCATTCACTCGTGCTGcatcctcagcctctgctgctggggctgtgcaggggaaGAGGCTGCAGAATTCCCACAGCCTTTGTGGGAATgatgctctgtgctgggagggTTTTTTCAGTCTGCTGCCAGTGCGAGGAGCGAGCTGCCATCCACTGAGCTTCAGTCAGCCCTTGACAACTGCCTCAATTTGTCTGTGATCAAAACAGCAgcgcagggagctgcagctgggagtggcaGCTGTGTCTGAGGGCTTCTGCCAGAtctcttccacctgctgctcTAGCTGTCAAATCTAAATGTCATTGACTGTGATACAGGCTCAGTAAGTGTCACCAGGAGGCACAGCACGCCTGGTACGTGTGATGCAGGTGGGATATCTTGTCTGTGTGTCCCTCTGTGTGCATCCTAGCACGCTGCATGCAAGGGTGAAgaaaaggcagagcagaggcaggaggaaTCTTTGGAGTTCCCAACAAATGCAGGCAGATGGATCAAGGCCAACACTTGCTGTAGAGCCAGGGTACCAAACTGCAGAGCCCTGAAAGGGGGTGTGGGGGTGCCAGCACCCCATGGGGCTGactgcagccccacagctgctccccaAGCCCAGTCCTTGCCCTGGCCTgcagctgggggagcaggggggcTCCAGGAGTGTGGGGGGCTCCAGGAGTgtgggcagcaccagcagagcaggagaggggcaTGGTGGCACCAGGTCAGGGCCAGAGCTGGAATGGGGAACCCCAGGTGTGAGCACCTCAccagcagccagcccctggCCACCAGTGGGGTCTCGGGAAGCCCTGCCCTGCAAGGTGAAGCTTTTGTTGTCCTGAGCCTCTGGGGTTCTGTCCTGAGATagccctgggagctggcacaggcagctcccaAGACAAGAAAACTGCTGCCAGTTGGCATTTTTTATCTTTTGCCTCGTCATTGTTCAAATGTCCTTGAGAGCAGAGAGGGAGTGCTGGAGCCTTCGTAGAAATAAAGGACAAGGAACAAAGGGCCAGGCAGGGGAGctggcactgctcctgctgtggcACATCCTCCTCAGCCCCTTTCAGGAGATCAGGGGGGACTGCAGGAGGCTGGAAAAAGCAGGAGAGCAGCTTACAGGGAggtgcagggctgctggaaaGCTGAGTGTCTGGCAGAGAGAATTACAACAGCTACCTCGGTggcctgtgcccagctctgcctgtaaATCACAAGTCAGCACTAttcagaacagcagcaaaactcaCATTTGGAGAGCTTGATGGAAAATAGGCTAGAGCAGCAAGCAGCAATTCCACTGGGAAAAATAGTTTTGTCTAGCTAATGCTCCCTTGGTGTTGTGCAGCAGTGTCCTGACCACTCTGAGGGTCATCCCTGAACTCTGGGATCCATAGAGCCTCCCTTTGGACCAGCATCTACCTTTGGTTCCATCCACCACAAGAACCCTGACAGCTGTGAGCATAAATCACTGAAAGAAGGAAGGCTAGGAAAGCTCCTACGAAGAGCAGTAGAAGACAGAAGATTATTTTGGCTGCTTCTTTCTGATCTGGGGTGTGGGACATGCCCACACATGTATTTCTCAGAGCTGACCAACAGCAAACAAAGGGTGAAGCTGTGCTGTGATCTTGCCGTGCAACTGGACATGATTTCCTCCTTGTTCCCACCGCAGCCACCCCAACACCCATAAATCTGCCACACACCATGTGCAGCTCTGTCCTCCTGCCTCCTTTCCTGTCTTTGTGCTCCTCttcctgagcagccccaggcactgccagggtcagggcagcccagcctggagcgtggtcctgcaggacagagccatGCAGAGCTCCTGGAGCCCAGCTCACACTGGGATTcctgcagccaggaaaggccCTGGGGATGCCCGGGTGTGCTGATCCATGggccagccagagctgtcacagggctggcagtgccctgtgctgggttTTGCTTGGCTTGGGAATGACACAGAGATTTCCCAGCACACTGATTATCCAGAtggtttgtgttttctttttgggcacggatatttttctgttttggagCCTGTCTGATTTGCTCCCTTGAGCAGTCACGCTGCAGTCGCTGTGAGCTGTTAGGGATGGGCTCACCAAGACCAGACAAGCGAGGTGTGGATTCTCTTGTGCTCTGCACGCACAAAATGGCACCGAATCGGCATTCCCGATGGAAATGGGAGTGTTCACACATTGCCAGTGTGATATCTGGGAGCCGAACAGGGACCCGGGCAGTGAGCTCATACAGGAGGCTGCTGTCTGCTGGCAGAAAGAGAGGCTGGATCCAGCCATGTCTGCACACACTGCCTGATTTATTTGCCTTTAGCTGCAGGATTAGAGCTCAGTTCCTCCCTCCGACCTCTGCACATCCCGTGCCTCCTCCCTGTGGCAGAGAACTCCCCGCAAGTGTCAGGATTTCCGCAATATAAACCGCAGAAGGAACTGAGGGAAATGATGCTCCTGCAAAACTGCCATTTCAACCGTGTCCCAGGAAGGACGCAAGCAGCGTGTTCGCTCGAAAGGAAtcatttagaaaaataataataataattaaaaataataaaaatttaaaaaaaaaaggaaagaaaaaaatatataaaaggcGGGGTGGTTGAGAAGATGTGAAGCTGCTCCGCGGGGCCCGGGGGAgcgggccgggggctgccccagctcgccgccccgcccgccgccgctccgcgctGCCCCGCCCGAGCCGCtccgcccccgccgcgccccggcccttccccgcccgccgccgccgccgctccgcagccgctcccgccgctccgctccgccATGTCCGCCGAgcccgccccggcccccgccgcccccgagccggcccccggccccgagccgccggcgggcggcggggaggCGGCGGAGCACCGGGCGCTGGTGCTGACGGGGTTCGGCGGCTACGACAAGCTGAAGGTGCaggcgcggcgcggcgcggagCCGCGGCCCGGCGAGGTCTCGGTCAGCGTCCGCGCCTGCGGGCTCAACTTCGCCGACCTGATGGCGCGGCAGGGCCTGTACGACcgcctgccgccgccgcccgtCTGCCCCGGCATGGAGTGCGCCGGCACCGTCCGCGCCCTCGGCGACGGCGTCCGCGACCGACAGGTGagggcggcccggcccggggccccgagccgccgcaggtgcggccccgcccgctgcccgcagccccggcgctCACGGTGGCCCCAGGGACCCGAGCGATGCCACCCGAGGTTGCGGCGGCGACCGGGCGGCGGACAAAGGGCAGGGACAAAGGGGCAGGGCGGGCAGGCATCCCCGGGGCTGCTCCGGGAGAACGGGAGCGCTgctgcccgccgggccggagccGCGGGGGAAGGCCTTGGATTCGGGAGGTTTTCTAAGTTTGGGCGTGCATTTTCCATGATTGATGCTACTAAACGTTTCCCAAAGGCTCCTGCCTCCTGCTCTCCTTACAGGGAGAGGCAGTAATGTTTTTCGGTGTTTAGACTTCTGCTCCCAGCTTGGGCAAGGAGAGCAGGTCCTCATCCATCTTGTGTTGTTGAGGATCCAGCATGAATCCAGTGGTTGGTTTTGGCTACCACAGTTTGGGTTTGGGTAGCACTACAAAGGCGGAGCCTGGGGTGCCTGTGGTCTCTGGGGCTCCTGGTGTGTGCTGTGGTGagaggtgctgtgctgcagcctccccgTGGGGAGGGAGTTAAACCAGCTGTGGTCTCTGGGAGTCCAggggtgctgcagcccctgcagaccTCTGCACAGAGAACACTGGATGCATTAGCTCTGACTTACCTGGTCTGATGGCTCCTGCTAGCCTCGGGGGCTGGTTTCACACCACCTTGTCCTCTGATTTTAGGTTGGTGATAAGGTAATGGTCCTGGCCAGGTCAGGGCTCTGGCAAGAAGTGGTGAATGTGCCGGCCAGTCACACCTTCCCGATGCCTGAGGGGATGAGCTTCGAGgaagctgctgctcttcttgTGAACTACATCACTGCCTACATGATTCTGTTTGACTTTGGGAACCTGAGACCCAACCAGAGTGTCCTGATCCACATGGCCGCAGGTAAACAGCTCTTGCCAGACCACGCTGAGACTCTTGGTTTCACCGTGCAGCTTCTGAATAAGTGACATGAGTGAGGAAATGATCAGAATGGAGCTGGGCTGACAAAATGTCACCTGGCAGAGATGCAGGCTTTGTGCTGACCCcatttcccagcagctggggTCAGTCtctcccagtgtgtcccaggaCCAACCTCACCAGGCAGGGCCTCTattccccaggctgctgtgctgtgtgatTGGTACAGGCAGGGATAATTCACTGAGTGGATTTTTAcattaggtttttttaatttacatgaGATTTTTCTGACTGCTGGGGCTGTTTGCTTCTAAATCTTTCTTACTGCTGATTTTCAGGTGGTGTGGGAACTGCTGCCATCCAGCTGTGCAAGACTGTAGAAAATGTCACCATTTTTGGCACAGCATCTGCCTCCAAGCACGAGGGCCTCAAGGAGAGTGGAGTTGCTCACCCCATTGACTACAGAACCATGGATTACGCAGAGGAGGTCCGGAAAATCTCTCCCAAAGGTATGATGTGGTGGAGGACTTGTGCAGCTGTCTTGCATTTCTTTCAATTGCAAAGGAGCTTCTATTTATTTCCAATTCCCTCTCTAGGTGTTGACATTGTCCTGGACCCTCTGGGAGGATCTGACACGTCCAAAGCTTTTAACCTCTTGAAGCCAATGGGCAAACTCATCACTTATGGTGAGTGTGAGCAAGgtgcccaaaaaccccaggGACTGTGTGATGGTGGAATGGGATCCACACAGGAAAGCTCCATGTCTGGGTGCATGGCTGTCAGGGACACTATTCCTCACTGCACCCTGTGCtgtagttcttttatttcattgAGGTTTTCAGGATGCTTTGGCTTGGTGAGACACTGAGGGCAGTGAGATCTGTGccttgtccccagagctgtgttCACAGGCTGCAAGGCTCTTCCCTCCCGTGGTGAAATCTCTCTTGGAGTAAAAGCTGGTGCCTGCAGGGGAAGCTGGAATGTCCTCAGGGAGGAATACTGGCATAGCTGCTTTGTCTAGGCTGAGTTAATGCACAGCCTTGCTTTTCTTTTAGAGGATGTGTGGGAGATGAGGTTTGAGGCTACTGAATACTTATCTCTCcattccccagccctggaacaCTGTGATTCTGTCCCCCAGACAAAGCCCTCACACAACCCCCAGTGGGATTCCAGACACTTGCAGCAGTGTGCTGCTTTGGTTCCTCCAGCCACTGCAGCGTGTGATTCCCCTGGagaagcagggctggagaaggggaaagctgtcctgccagcctggctggatGTCACTTGTAACCCTTTCTTACCTCTGCCAGCCTCCAGTCtagctgcactgctgctgccttaGGAGGACCAGAGAGAGTAATTGTTCTGCATTTTTGCCCCATGAGTGCTGATAATCCAAATTCTGCTTATCCTGAGGCTGAGGCAGGTGCCTGTTTCCATTGAAGGTTGACTGGGCAGGTTCTGCTGTGTCAGTTCTCAGCTCTGGCCCTCACTGTGCCTGGTCTGAGCTGTTCCATGGgatgcccattgcctcttgtgtTGTGTTCCAGCTTACCCGTGCCTTGCCTTCTTTTCAGGTGTAGCAAACCTGCTCACTGGGCAGAAGAAGAACCTCATGGCTATGGCTAAAACCTGGTGGAACCAGTTCAGCATCACTGCCTtgcagctcctgcaccagaACAAGGCTGTGTGTGGCTACCATCTTGGGTATATGGATGAAGAAGTTGAGCTTCTCAGAAGTGTTGTAGCCAAGCTGGTTAACCTGTACAGTCAGGGCAAAATCAAGCCCAAAATAGATTCTGTATGGCCCTTTGATCAGGTGAGTCTGAGCTGACATGCAGGCAGTGTACAGAGTGAGCACCTTGTCCATGGGGCCTGGACTGTTGAAAATGTCTAATAACCATCTGTTCTCAGACATCCAGTGCCttattccttttaaaatattaaggCTGAGTAAAGTGGCTGGGCTGTTCTGCTCCAGTGCACGGGGCTGGGCAATGCCAGACAGTGTCCctgtggagcagggcaggtgctcagctgtgctccatgggcagcagcagccaggagggggCTGGGTTATACATCAGACTGCAGCCCTGATAGTCTGTACCCTGTAATTAAGCAGACAGATGGGAAGGCTGTTGCTGCCCTTCCAAGAGTGCAAAAGAGCCCAGGCAGTGAAGCAGAATGAGGATATTggaagggagcagcagctctgctctgctcagggtTATTGCATTGATGTGTTCAGGCAGAGTCAGGCTCTCCCCTTGGGAATCCTCTGCTGGGGCAGACCTGCTGCAGGGGAGCAAAGAACTTAGTGATGATAGTCAGTGTTCATGCCTGAGAATTAATCTGATGCAAAGGCTTAAGGAAAGCTTTGATTTTGGGCCTGGCCCAGGTGCTTgaaaataatgataatgatgatACAATTCTGTGCATATATTGTTTTGTGTAGCTGGTGGAGGCTTTGTCCTGCTGGCAGGTGGCTGGATTCCTCCCTTTGGAGAAGAAACTGTGGTGACACCCACATTTGTGTGAGCAGAGCCTCCTTGTGTGTGTTAAGGTGGGGCTGTGTGAATGCTTGAGGATAGTTTCCTCTAGGCCTTTTGGGGTAGTCTGTCCAAAACACACCTGTGCAGAGGCACCTGAATGCTTGGGACATGCTTGAACTGCCAGGAAAGCTGCCTCAGACTGCTCTGGGGGTGCTGAGGGGCTCAGAAAGGGCATGGATGCTCTCTGCAGTGGGTGGGGGTCTTACCAGACTCCTTTTGCCTCCAGGTGGCAGAGGCTATGAAGCAGATGCAAGAAAAGAAGAATGTTGGAAAAGTCATCCTGGTTCCTGAAGCACCCAAGGAAGAATCTAAAAAAGCAGAGAACTAAGGAGAAGAGATGAATGCAGATTATGAATTCAAGGTTTAACTCCCTGATCTCTTTGGGACCTGGAAATGGACAGATCAGTATCTTCCATCTTTCACCAGTACAAGAACATCATGGTTGTCATTCAGACGAGGTTTGCATGCTCTTGTTGTGACTGACCCTTTGCCAGATATGCCTCCTGCTCTCTCTTTTGAAGCCTGTTTATTTCATACTGCTTTCTAACCACTTGCTTCTCCACTGAATTTCCAGACTAACCTTCTTTTTCTCtggcagtgaggctgaagcttcCAAGCAGTTGGTGTCTAACAACTGCACAGCCTGTCACTGTAAAGTCAAGGCACAATGTACTGTAACAACTGCCAAGTGTCTCTGCAGAAACTGAGCCCTGCTGAAGCATTTGCACTGTCAGCTTTGGGAAGCCTGTTCAGCAGAGGATTGGCCAAATGTAGGATGTTTCCTCCACAGCCAAAGGAAAACCACAGCTGGCCTAGTTTAATTCAAGCAGGGGTTTCTCTTCTGTTCACACTAACCTGGCTCTATTCCCTCTGCTTTTTGTAGGCCACTAACACAGCCAGATATTAACAGCTCATGTTGTTTTTGCCTTGACCATCCTGGCAATTTGGAGTCTTTGGCAGATCATACTCCATTTGCAGTCACTTCTCTGTGCACTCTGTAAATACCCtgacaggctgggctgggctatGCCTGACTACAGAAGAAAAGTTTCAATTAGATAACCTGATCCTGTCCATTTTCTATTTCCAAATTGTATAGAGAGATCTGAGCAGTGTCTGATTCTTAGAGACCATAAGGACTCAACTGTGTCTCAAACGACTGGAACAATTGATGTTGGCTCTGTGCTTTATTATGTTGGGCTCCAAGTTGGTATTGTTAGGGCTTCACCCTTGTCTTTGTATTTCCAAGAGCTGCAGTATTGAATTGGACTTCGCtgagatggaaacaaaataaTCCCCTATTAATGCTTTGTGCAGTGCCCTGTGCACTGAGGAGGTGTTGCAGTTTGGGAAGTAACTTTCAAGGGCCACTCCTGTGGGCtggctgcccagcagcctgggctgctctccCCGTGGCACTCTGCTTGGTAAAGCTGTTGCCAGGGTAGCAGTTAGGTGACAAACAGCCCAGCTGTGTGTCAAGCCTCTTGACCTGCACATTCTGAGCATTTCCATTGTGTTCTAGCTCatttgctgcagcagggcttgaCTCTTCTCCCCCTGAATCTGTGTCTTGGTGCTCCAGTACTGAGGGTTTAGGAGCTGCTCCTCCCTACACCAGAACTGTTTCCTCTTctacttttctttccttgtgtGCACTTGGAAACAGAGCTGTGTAGGGACCCAAGCCCAGCTCTGTGAGCACCCTGAGTCCTGGTGATGCTGTCCTGGACCCTGCTTGCAGCTCTGGGCAACTCTGGTGCTTACTTGGCATGGATTGTAGGTGTGGTGGGCTTTTGGGGCTTTCATTTTGGAAACACAAGAGCACTAAGAGGAACTGCTGATCATGGAAGAACTTGTGCTCCAGAAGCAGAACCTTGAGACTAGAATCCTGCTTAACTAGCCCCCAGGGAGGgcccagggctcaaggagggcAGGTACCCactgggcacagggctgggcacgcAGCCCCACCACCACCCAAGAGAGCCCATGGCACACAGGGCTGGGTTCCTCTCTGAATtctccctcagcctgctccagtggGACTGCTGTCTGCCAGTGCAGCCTGGCTTCAGGTGCCTGGGCTCAGTCCAGAGTTCTTTAGAAATGCACCCACACAGCTTCCAGGGTTGTGCCCTGGCTAGCTTTAAATATTGCAACAATCCTGTTCCCTACAACCTCAGAGGAGTGCTGGAGTCCTCCCACAGATCCTTGTCAGTTCATCTCTTGAACTTCATAACACAGGCTGATGGAACTCTCAAGCACAACTTTTTACCTTTCTGAATCCAAAATCTTGCTGCTTCTTTCAACCTGCCCTGTTGTGCTAATTCAGATTGAATCCCACAGTGTCTAATGCTGCTTTACCAGGTGTGAAAACAGAAGGACTGTCTAAATTGCTGCAATGGAAAGTCTGGAcctgttcctctggggaaacgACTTCACCTTGATGCCAGGGCAGCCTGCTCAAAAGGCACCCAACCCTGCACATCTGATTGTAAAGGGGAAAGCTGTTAAGGTGTGTTTCATAGTAAcatcctctctctccctgctttATCCTGAGCCAATCTCGTGCTCAGTGCCTTACGTGGATGGCCTTGGGTCAGGCAGAGTGGCAGGGCTCCCACAGCCCCCATCAGACCCCTCTGCCTCCTGTGTGCCACAGGAAACAGCATCTCAGTGCCTTCTGCTACACGACTAGGAAGTCACTGGGGCCTTTTCCATTCTGGCCTTTCAAAGTATTGCCAAAACACTGTTTTGATTCTTATTAGCTCTGTTTTGTGAACACTGGTGATGTTGTTGGACTTTCCACGAGTTAGCTGTTCTCCCCCCAGGTGTTCCAGCCTTTCTGGGGCTGACCTGGTGCTTCTGTTCCCCCCAGTCCATAAGACCTGTTGTAAAGCCCTTGtctttccctgggcagctgtttGGCTCCAGGGTGAGGCTTtatcagctgctccagccttggcTCTTTAGAAACAATCCTAGCTCCTGGCTCTTTTTGGGCTCACATGTCTTCTACGTAGAAATTCCTGAAGCCCTTATCAAGGCAGGAACACCGAGCAGTTACTGCCTGTTCGAGGTCAGCACTGACTATTTTGTGTCTCTTGGTAGCAACAGTGTTTTCTACAGGAAGACCAAGATTAAATGTAACCTTGCAATCCTCTGCCCCTGCTCAAAGTTCTGCTCTAGGTGGGTGTGGTtggttgtgttttggttttttacttttctttttcatgggCCAGTAAGTATAGAACCTATGTAAAACAACTTCAAGTGTCTTAATGCAGTTAACCAGCCGGTTTGTACACTAAGgaccaaagcaaaaaaaccaaaacgaAACCCTAGGATAAAAATCATTCCATTCAATGTTGCTTGTTTAGGGCAAAGTTGTGCTACTGAGGAACTGGGAGATTCCTGTACTTAAATCATGTGTGCCATTCCAGAAGTGCaatttaatgtttattttactGATTGTCTTGACTCAAAGGTTGTGCCATGAGGAGTCCAAGTGGAAGTGTAAGGAGTTGATGAGTGGAGGAggcacccacagccctgcctgctgcagggggCTCGGTGCCAGTGCCTCTCCTGTCATTGCTGTAGTGGCCTcccagcctggtgctgctggtcTGGGACAAAATGCAACTCCTTTGCTAtcaccaggcagcagctgccacatTTTTGACTCTCTGAAGCTCACTTGTGTTGCAAGCTGACtgcaggaggggaagggggcAGAGGTGGCCTCGGCTTGCACAGAGGAGTGTGGCCCCTGCCAAATGCTCTGGGAAGGAGTTCAGCTCTAGGATTTGTTTCAGACACCTGTATTAAACTAGAATTGATTGGCCagggagaaggaagaagcaCTGTGTGTGTGAGACTTCAGCTGGTGCAGGATCCTGGCCTGCTGACAGCTGCTATCATAGGTGTTAAACCACTCGGGTTGCCTGAAGTCTGGTGTGCTGAGCCCTTGTGATGGCAAAGTGTTATTGGCAAGTGTACATGAGCATGATGTGAAATGTGTTAGACTCTGAGTGAGCCTCTTGCAGCATATGGTCTGGTCTGTACTGTCTGAATTGTGTTGATTTGCAGATTTGTGATACGAGTGATGCTCATCCTACAGACACATAGCAAatcttttgtttaaaaaatatatttcgcTTTGTGCGTGTAACCAAGTTGGACAGAAGACAACTGTGCCACTGCTGTTTACATGACTACAATGTGTACTGCTCCTCTGTCAAATGTTACCATATGCCTTATGTGTTTCAAATGTTAATTAAAAGCATAACAAAACCTTCCACAGTATGCTGCTCAGGTTTCTGTTGTTGTGAACACTCTGCCCACAGCTGACAAAGGAGGAGATGCCTCTGCTCTCAGTGACAACTGTTAAGTGTTGGCTTGAGTGTTGTTCCTGACACTAATCCTGGAGGGCAGCCgtggtgatttttgtttgtgaAGCCTTTACCTGGACTCTGCACTTCATATCTGGGTGGCAGTAGCCAGGTGGGACTGAAGTGGGTGCCTGGGCTGAGGGTAAGACAAGGCATGAGCAGCCACATTAACATGAGAACAAATCCTATTTATTTGTCAGCATAGAGACTGTCCCTGGGAGGcatctgctgtggctgctgaaaGCTGTTCATGTTCTCAAGAGAGCACCAGGTCACCTGCTGGCCTCAGAGCAGGAGCTAGGGAGGGGCTGAGAGCTGACACTAAGGACAGCTCATCTCCAaccccagctctggcagcagctgagctggaaccTCTCTGTTGTGGCAGGAGGTGGAAGAGACTTCCAGAAGCTGGGGCTGGATGAGGTGCAGACTCCTGCCCAGGTTTGTGTCTGCTGCTGAAAGCCAAACAGGGCTCAGGCTGCAATCAGCTCTGTGATTTCAAGACATGCATCCAAGAGGAGCTGGAGTTTCAGGGAAGTTTCAGCTCCATGCTGAGGCCTCCAtagggcagggacagaggtgcTGCTCTTTGCTAATGTGCAGAGTTCTGGCTACATCTGGGGAAAGCAGAAGCTCCTTCAACAAACACCTGCTTTTTCCTGAGCTGTCTCTGTTAAGCTGCAGTTTTCTCAGCAGGAAAAGAAGGTGAAGGGAAGCCACAGGCTGTGGCTGAGGGAGAATCACACGAGGCCCAGTTTATTGAGAACTGTGCCAACCTCATGGAGGTACTGGGCATCTGGGTAGCCATTCCTGTGGGGCAGAGAG is a window of Passer domesticus isolate bPasDom1 chromosome 27, bPasDom1.hap1, whole genome shotgun sequence DNA encoding:
- the VAT1 gene encoding synaptic vesicle membrane protein VAT-1 homolog; this encodes MSAEPAPAPAAPEPAPGPEPPAGGGEAAEHRALVLTGFGGYDKLKVQARRGAEPRPGEVSVSVRACGLNFADLMARQGLYDRLPPPPVCPGMECAGTVRALGDGVRDRQVGDKVMVLARSGLWQEVVNVPASHTFPMPEGMSFEEAAALLVNYITAYMILFDFGNLRPNQSVLIHMAAGGVGTAAIQLCKTVENVTIFGTASASKHEGLKESGVAHPIDYRTMDYAEEVRKISPKGVDIVLDPLGGSDTSKAFNLLKPMGKLITYGVANLLTGQKKNLMAMAKTWWNQFSITALQLLHQNKAVCGYHLGYMDEEVELLRSVVAKLVNLYSQGKIKPKIDSVWPFDQVAEAMKQMQEKKNVGKVILVPEAPKEESKKAEN